The Dama dama isolate Ldn47 chromosome X, ASM3311817v1, whole genome shotgun sequence nucleotide sequence TGTTGTCATTAAGAGGAAAGTTTCATTATCATGTACTACATAACTGGGAGTAACTGCAATTTCATTTCATAAGGCGAGTACAAGACAAATGTCATGGTTTAGGTAATGAACACCTAAAGTGAACTTGTTAAAAAATGGAATCAGTTAATCCCATTAGGAACAGAATCATCCAGGATAAAACATGGACTTGCTTTGTGGTGACATAGATGAAACTTAAAAAGCGGGGggtatttaaataatttcaaaaagaggaaaaaaggaggaattGCAGGGTGAAGAATATTGGAGAAAAATATCTGATTTGGGCAACGATGATTGCAGTCATTAATATATTGAGAATGAAGGAACTGCACAGCTGTGAGAACTGTCACTCTACACAGGTAAATTCTGGTGCTAGGGTACAGTCGTAATGCAAGGACTGAGGGGATCACTATATGAGTCAGTAGAATAGGAAAATAGAACGTGTTCAGAATGGATGGAAGATTCCCTTAAGGAAGGGAAGAGCAGAGGACAGAAGACAGGGCCCTTCAGTTAGAGggaatggaaggaaaaaagcttgtaaaaagaaaacaaggtatTCATCAACAAGGAAAACACAAAAACTCTACAGTTACAAGTAGATAGAACAATAAGAACAAGCACCTCAAAGAATGGAATGCCACATGGACAACAAAGACAATTAACATTCAAAGTAGCTGATTATAagagaaactgaagcacaaacaCCAGGAAGTTAGCAACTGAGGATGAGACATAGGGTGATGAGCAAAGAGTATAGAATCTGATGTCACTCTTGACATGTGTGAAATAAAATGAGACTGGTTCTAGATGACAGGTGAGAagctgaggaggaaatggaaagggATTGGCAGGAGCAAGAGCAGGAATTGGTGGTTTTGAAAGGAAGCAGATACATGGATTCCCATTGCATAAGGACAAAATCTATGgcgggggaggggcaggcaggacAGAAGAAGCACAAAATattagggaaggaaaaaaataactaagAAAGCAAGGTGCTTGAGACGGTAGCACCTTGATCGAAACtacagggatgggggaagggcagATAGCTCTCCTGCCAGAAAAGCCAGGCAAAGAAGACAGTGGATATTGGCAAGGGTCATACTAGGAGATGGCATTTAAGTATCAAAGGGGCTTCTGTTAACCCTGTCCAAGCAATTCTAAAAGTTTagagcttgttttttgtttttaaagaaatagttaaCAGTTTTTAATGAATCTGTAAACCAAAAAGCttccatttcaaaataaaaacaaatcccaGGTCATGTTGATGTTTACAGTGACTACGTTTATGTAAGCAACATATATACATGTTCAGTTTAAGATGTTAACTAAAATTCTGTGACAAACACGCGTTTTTTAAATACCAAGAACATTATAGAGTTGACGCTGAGTCCTAAGGATAACCTAGTAGTCCCTAAGTTTTTCTTAAGTCTTCACTTCAGAGGCTGTTATTTCCAGCTCAAGTAAGCAAGCAGAGTTGTTCATATGCTCAAACTTGGAATCTTGATTACGACCATATCAGCTGGCTTGCAAACAAGAAGTCAACCATGTTAAGAATGTTTTAAGTGAACAACCTGCAAACCCCAGGGATGGATAAACCTTCAGAATGCATTAACAACCATAGCAACTGTACAGGCTATTCTTCTGAAATGAGATCTCTCAAAGCAGTATAGTTCAAAATAAAAGAGTTTAATTAAAATTGGCATAGGCACAATTTTCCCACCAATTTTGTGTGTGTCAAGCGTTTAGTGAACTTTTCCACTTGaaaaagtgaaatagaaaacTGGATACCATGTTTCACTAATGACAGAGCCTTCAGCCCAGAGGAGACCATCTCTGCTGACCAGAGCCAGTTTAGAGGGAAATGAATTTGCTGCTCGAGTCTCCTGTTCTGTGTCCTCTGTTCCTTGATTCCTGCTTATGaacctttcacttcacttttggtTTTGTCAGTCTGATTGCCTGTAGGTGTTTGGGCCTGCTGACCCTGCCCACTTGAAGAGGCAGCCTGCTGTGCTGCTTTCTGCTGTAGCACTATCCAATCAAATGCATAGTCATGTTGGTAATTCAGGGTCCTGAAAAGAATGCGGAATAGCTGCCTCAGGTATGTGTAATCCGGGGCTTCCTCAAAGGACAGCCCACGACAATGCTTAAAGTACATGGCAAATTCTACAGGAAATCCGTTACATAAAACATCAACAGGTGTGGCCATCTTCATTTCGCTAATCTTTTCACATCTTTGCTTCATCGTTGCAGCCTTTAGTCCTTGCCATGGCAGGCTGGCTCTATTAAAATACATCAAGACATATCCTAATGATTCCATGTCATCTCGGCGACTCTGTTCAATACCAAGATGTGCACGGATGCTAGCATAGGGAGGCGTGCCAGTGAGACTTTTACCCTTTCTGTACGATATGTGTTGCCCTGTCCTGCTGTCTCTGTACTTCTTAGCCAAACCAAAATCAATAAGGAATAACTTCTTCCACTGCTGCCCAGTACCCATTAGGAAGTTATCCGGTTTAATGTCTCTGTGTATCAGATTCTGTGTGTGCACATATTCGAGTCTACTGATCATCTGTTCAGCTAACATAAGTACAGTTTTCATTGTGAACCTCCTTGAACAGAAATTGAAGAGGTCTTCAAGGCTGGGTCCCAGAAGATCCATGACGAGCACATTAGAGTCCGCTTCCTGACCAAACCACCGTATCTGGGGGATGCCAACCCCACCTTGAAGAACATTATAGAGCTCCTTCTCATGTACCAACCGGGGCTGCCTCGCATCCTGTGACTCTAGTTTCACTGCCACTTCCTCGTGGTTGGTGAGGTCTATCGCCAAATAAACGTCCCCGAAGGAGCCACACCCGATCTCCCGTACCAGTTTGTATCTCCCTCCGACAATGAAATCGGCCTTGGGTCCGCTGCTGCTCGCCATCCTGAGAGACAAAGACGGGGTTGGGGTTAAGCTCCGACACCTCTAAGGGGACGATGGACGCCCCTCGGGCTCGTCCACGGAGCAAGGCCGTGAAGGCAGGCAGGAAACAGAGAATGCTGGCTGTTTCTCAGCGTTACAGGGCCCAGAATCCGCCAAGGGGACCCTGACCACCGCTACTGTCTGGTTTCTTTTCACCAGCCCACCGACCGTTGAGGGGGTTCTCACCGTTAGCCGGCTGAGCCTCTGGCTTCTGGCGGCGGCCGCGGCCTCGCTTCTGCGGCGACTTCGGGGGCTGGTAAAGGGGAGCCGTGAAGTTATGGCGGCGATACCACTGCCACCAGTGCCACCGGCTCCCGCCAGGAGGAACCCCTGGTCACTCCGCCGGCGCTGCCATCTTGTTATAACGGCTGCAGCCAACACAAAGTGCCCCGAGCTCCAGGCGGGCGCTTCGTGGCGCGGAGAACTCTGGGAAAGGAATCACGGGCGCTCTTAGAACCTTCCAGACAGATTACCTTCAGAGCCTTTCAAAGGCATCAGCCTGTCCTAGAAAAACAGATCTACTCCACGTCCCCCAGCTACTCAGGTCACACATCTGAGCAGCCGTGATGTGGGCTTTCCTCCTCCAGTGTCCATGCGCCGTCTCCTTTCTCCAGCTTGAAGATGACCTCTGGTTTGGGAGCTTGGTTCCCTGTGAACAGGACACGATACAGGATTGGGTCCACTAAATTGGGTTTCAGGGCCTTTCAACCACGCTCCTATTTGCTCTTCAGGAAAGTAATCCCATTTCCCTGGGAATAGAGTAGTAATCAAAGAAGTGTAAAAGGACTGAAGTATCTCGGACACCATTACACACTTCAGATGCCCCAGAGCATTCAGCAGCTGAGAACGGAAGCAGCCTCTCTGAGGCCCCTGGAAGGTGCAGAGGGCAGCTGTGCTTACTGACCCATTGCGCACAGTTGGCTGTAGGTCTCCAGTGTCACATCCTGGTGCAGGCACCTCTGTACAGGGTCCAAGTGCTACCACTCCTCTCTGCTGAAGTCCACAGTGACGTCCTCGGTGACCCCTGTTACAATACAGTCCCGTTCAAGGTGACATGGTCAGCACTGGGGGTTGGATGGAAGAGAACTAGGAAGTTAGTTGTCTTTAATGATTTTCGCCATGATACGCTATGCTTATTAAACACCTAGTTATACCTAACATTGTGCAGGGTGGAAATATCTAAAGCTATTCATGTCTCTTATTCATCATGTGTTAAATTCAATCAGTAAATCATTACTCAGAAATTAAGATTAAATTAGCTTTTCTAAATCTTCTAGTTCTTTTAGGAAATACCTAGAATTCATTTCTCAAACAGGTAGGTACCAGACATGCTAGGTTCTTTGGCCAGTGCTGTGTGCTAATTGGCTTCAGTCCTgtcccgactctttgtaaccctatgaactgtagcctgccaggctcctctgtccgtgagattctccaggcaagaaaactggagtgggttgccctttccttctctgagggatcttcttgacccagggatggaaccggagTCTCCGGcatcggcaggaggattctttaccactagcgtcacctgggaagcctatctgAGACCTCAGCAAAAACACAGTTATTCCTATTTCCCCCACCAGTTTCCTTGAGGCAATCTAGACTTTTTCTGTCAAGCATCTACAAATTTTTCcagcctctccccactgcccaaTTGCAAAGCCACTTCCATGTCTTTTTAGGTGTTTCTTACAATAGCACTCCACTCCCAAGTACAGAAAGCTGTTGTTTCCTAGGACTGTTGTAACAGAGTATCACAAACCGTGTGGCTCAGAACAACAAGAATTTCTTGCCTTGCAGTTCTGGGGGCCAGaggtctaaaatcaaggtgtcagccaggTCATGCTCTTGTTGAAGGTGCTAGGGAGGGGTGTGTTCCATGCCTCTCTCCTGGTTCCTGGGGGCCTCAGGCATCTTTTGTCCTATAGATGCATCACTCCAATCACACAGTCATCTATTCCTTGTGTGCCTCTGCACAGTCTCTcccgtgtgtttgtgtgtctctgtgtctacCCTTCCCTTTTTTGTAAGAATGCCAggcatattggattagggcccacctaACAACCTCGTTCTAGATTGATTACTTCTGGAAAGACCTGAAAGGTTACTGCTGTGAGCCGTGTGCTACGCCGGGATTcgtggcctctggaggagaggactTTGATCCAGGGCAAGAGACGAGGCTTGCCCACTGGAACATTTTGGGtaacagaattttattaaagtataagagagatagagaaagctgctgacatggacatcagaaaggggcagaaagaatGCCCCTTTGCTAGTTTCTGGCAaggtgttttatgtctgttagcaaGTTTATTAATCAGATAAGAGTGACACCTcaggctgagggagtttcaccaggcccctctcccacaatatgcatttttgagatagaatGGCCCAAGGTGTATCATCCCcctgccataaaacaattgacatgaatactGTTTTATTGagccattatcagcccaaggattgagaaaagggaaaaaaaaaaaaaagttagtcttaggcagaaccattttgaagaaaggcaggttccaaagcaaatacatggtttcattaacatagcttaagaaaaacgtttccataagaaaaacttaTTGGTTAGCTCAAGACAGAACTAGGTGTCATCAACACAtatagagaagaggaagaaacttCTGCCAATTGCACTTTATTTTCTCCTGCCGCTCTGGGACTTCTGGCCTTCTTACCTGTTACCATCTCAGGCCCTATTTTTAATTAAGGCAACATTCAGAAATAGTGGGGGTTAGGACGTCAACATATTTTCTTGGACGGACACAATTTTACTCATAACAGGGTCCTCATAGATTCACAGGGTAGCTGTGCCTACCCAGTGAGAGGAGGTGGCTGTAGTTTTCAGCATCATGTCCTGGTACAGGAACCTCTGAGCAGAGTCCAGGTGCTGCCACTCCTCTCTGCTGAAGTCCATGGTCATGTCCTCAGAGGACACTGACACCTATAACAAACACCAAGGACACTGACACCTGTAAGCACAGCCCCATTTGGGGTGACCAGGTCAGCACAGGGAGATAAGGGAAAGATAGGAAACTGTTTTTAGTGATTTTTACCATAACACCCCATAGGCTATGCCTTTTAAAGGCCTACTTACACATAATGTATAGAATAAAAATATCTAGTTATAAATTTCTGCCATCCATTGTACAtaacagtttcattttaaaaaataatactttttatttgttatctattttatacatagtagtgtgtatacctGACTCAGTTTGCtctagagcagaaactaacacagcagtgcaaaccaactatattccaataataaataaataaatagagtgaTTGAAAGGGGAAAAAGTAATAATTTTGCCCAGGATTTGAAGTTTATTCTACTTTGTTGCTCATGTTAGTGGGAAATTTgtgtttattccttttttaaggAGGCATgtatactttattaaaatttatttatttatatatctttggctgtgctgggtctttgttcctgtgcatgggctttctctagttgtggcaagcaggggctaccatctagctgtggtgtgagggcgtctcattgcagtagcttctctcgttggagaacacaggctctggagcacacaggcttcagtggttggggtgcacaggctcaggagtttgGCGCCCGGGCTCTGGAGTGCAGCCTCAGTAGTTTTAACGCACAGGGTCACGTGAACGAGCGGCCCCTGCCTTGACAAgcagactcttaaccattggaccagcaAGAAAACCCAGCATCTACACTTTTTTTCTCAATTTACATAGCTCCCTCTACTGCCCCTTTCATTTAGTCTTCAAAAATACAGGCATTTTCTCTTGACACCTTCTTTCTGGGTCAATTTTAACTTAATTCCACAGTTGTCAGACAACGTACCCTGTCTGATTTCAACACATGGTCTATCTAGAAGAATGTTTCATGTGTCCCCAGAAAAGAATGTACATTCAGCCAAGGATGGGTGCAGTGTTCTCTAATATAGAAGTCAACTTGATTGAGTGTTGTTGAAATTTCATAGCACTTTACTCATTTGTCTTCTATTTGTTCAACCAGTTCTTTGTCAACTTTTTGGTGAAAACTGAAACAGAGATGTTAGAAATTTATATTGCTATGCAAAGGAACTAGAATACACAAAGCAGGGATTAACATGGAGGATTTCTATTATGTAATGTTAAGacttactctgctgctgctgctgctgcggctgctaagtcgcttcagtcgtgtccgactctgtgcgaccccatagacggcagcccaccaggctcccctgtccgtgggattctccaggcaagaacactggagtgggttgccatttccgtctccagtgcatgaaagtgaaaagtgaaagtgaagtcgctcagtcgtgtccgactcttagcgaccccatggaccgcggcctaccaggctcctccgcccatgggatttttccaggcaagagtactggagtggggtgccattgccttctccgtaagaCTTACTCTAATGCTACAATAATTCAGACAGTGTGGTATGGATGTAAGTACAGACACACatattaatgaaacagaatagagggtCTAAGAAACAGATTTGCACACCTATGGACAACTGTTTTATGAAAAAAGTGACAAAGTACTTAAATGGGGAAAAggaaagcctttttaaaaaacggTGCTGGAACAGATAGATAAAACATTTTGGAGGAGAAAACAAACTGTGATCCACACcgcacaccatatacaaaaattaacttaagtgttctcaccgcacacacaaacacacacacgcacacacaaagtaACTCTGTGAGGTGAAGAGTGTGCTGACGAACTTGATTGTGGTATGAAAACAGGCAGAGAGATCAATGGGACAGAtgagaaaatccagaaataaacccacacattgATGGTCACTTGATTATTaccaaaggagccaagaatatgaAAAGGGAAAGGACCGTCTCCTCAATTAATggtttgggaaaactggacagccacatgcaataGACTGAAACTGGAACACTCTCTTACACCACACATCAAAGTTAACtgaaaatggactaaagacttgGTCATAAGACCCAAAACCATACAACTTCTGATGAAATCAAAGGTGGTAAG carries:
- the LOC133051814 gene encoding casein kinase I-like, coding for MASSSGPKADFIVGGRYKLVREIGCGSFGDVYLAIDLTNHEEVAVKLESQDARQPRLVHEKELYNVLQGGVGIPQIRWFGQEADSNVLVMDLLGPSLEDLFNFCSRRFTMKTVLMLAEQMISRLEYVHTQNLIHRDIKPDNFLMGTGQQWKKLFLIDFGLAKKYRDSRTGQHISYRKGKSLTGTPPYASIRAHLGIEQSRRDDMESLGYVLMYFNRASLPWQGLKAATMKQRCEKISEMKMATPVDVLCNGFPVEFAMYFKHCRGLSFEEAPDYTYLRQLFRILFRTLNYQHDYAFDWIVLQQKAAQQAASSSGQGQQAQTPTGNQTDKTKSEVKGS